The genomic stretch AGCAGGAACTTACCATTACTCAGATTTATGCTAACGGAGGTCCTTGCGAAACCGCAAAGCAGGGCGATCAGATTACTTTTGAGATCCCATTTAGAGTTCGTTTATCAGATAAACTATATAAAATTCTGGAACCTGCTGAAAATGCATAAAGTATAAAGAAGCTGTTCAGTAAAAATAATGTAACTGTTATGTTGAAAGCTGAGCTTAGAAAAAAATATATGCAAAAAAGGAAAGCCTTGTCTTGTGATGAGGCTTTCTTGTTATCTGAAAAGATTTTTCAGAATTTCATTACTTACTTTAAGCCTCAGGCAGGGCAGAAGGTTCATATCTTTGTCCCAATTGAGAAGTTTACGGAAATTGATACTAGCATCTTCATTGATTATTTTTTAGTGCAAAATATTCATGTTTTAGTGCCTAAAATAGTGGGAGATAAACTGATCACCATTGAAATTTTTAAGGATACAGCATTTGAGGCCAACAGTTGGGGGATTTTAGAACCCGTTTCCAATGAAGATTCAGGGGAGAATCATTTTCATTATGTGATCACCCCGCTGTTATATTGTGACCGAAAAGGAAATAGGGTGGGGTATGGAAAAGGTTTCTATGATGGACTTTTCCAAAGCTTATCTTCGGAGACAAAAAAAATCGGAGTCAATTACTTTGACCCCGATGAATATATTGATGATGTCTGGGAAAATGATATTCCTCTGGACTATTTGGTTACAGCTACTGAGGTGCTGTCTTTCTTAAGCGGTTTGGAATAAAAATCTAAAAAGTAAAATTTAAACTCTTTTTTCAACTTGGAGGTTGATAATAAGATATACTGTGCATTTTTTTCAAAACTTCCTAAAGACTTATTCTTATCATCAAAATACTCTACATTGAATTTAGCATAATCGAGAGTGTCTTTTTTATAGAATTCTTTATAAACATTCAATGAGTTTACTTTTGCAGCTTTCACCTTCATGCTATCCAGTTCCTTAAACATTCTTTTAAAGGTCAGAGAATCAGGTTTGTGGAAATAACTTTCCATCTGAGAATAAATAAAACTGTCAACTTCAGTATTTCTATTGCCGCTTACATACAATGTAGAGAGATCAAGAAGTTCCTGAACTTTTTGTTTTGTTATTGAATTGATAGCCTGCATACTATCCATTTGTACAGCTGGATAACTTTTGGTGTTGTTGCTGTTTCGTAGTTTATCTAGGTCACTAGCTTCTGTTTTTTTATTACAGGCAACAAATAAAGTCAGAAGTATAATGAGTAGTAAAAAATTATTTATTCTTTTCATCTGTAGTCGCAATTTTGAATTTAATGGATACGATCTTACCGTTGTCTTTTTTCATTTCTATTACATTCAGATTTTTCAGTGATGTAGTAGGAGTAGTAACGAGGGTGATATATTTTTGTTTGTCTAATCTTTCAATACCATAGGTGTTATTATCATATACCTGATAGATTACGGCATTATTGCTGATAAGGTTTTCCAGTTGGTTTCTTTTTTGTTTAATAAGGGCTACCTGTTCTTCAGAATTTCCTGTAATATCTTTTCTTGAGAAATAATAGGCTGCCATTTTGTAATCATCCGGTTTAAGCTCAATTTTTTCTTCTTCAGGAGCATTTTCAAGATTTCTGCTCACTTCCAGCGGTTCATAGAATGCCGCACTGATTTTCATTCTCAGGTTTTTATCCTTGGTTGAATAAGAAAAGCACTCACCAGGTTTTATTTTATACATCAATGGAGATTCATTTTCCTTGATAACCATGATGTCTAAAGTGTTAATAACAGAAACGCCTCTATCTTTATCAATAAAGCAATAGGTATAAGTTTTTGAAAAAAGGACATCTTTGAATCCCAATAAACCTGTGATGGCTATCAAAACAGAGGTAATAAGTGCCCATGCATTCTTTTTAAAGAAATTTTTATTAGCCGAAGCTGTTGAAATTTCAACTTCCTGTAGATTGGTTTTGTTTTTATTAACTTGTTGATTTTCAGTATTTGATTTTTGTAAATCAGTATTTTCAAATGGCTGAATCTCTATTTTTTTAGGTTGAATTTCAGTTTTTGGAAGATCCGGAGCTGTAGAAACTGTTTCTTCTAATTCATTGATTTCTTCTTCCTCAAGATTGTCAATTTCCTGCAGTAATTCCCCAGCAAAAAGATGCTGTTTCTTGAATTCGTACCATGAGTCGTAACCTGCATAAATACTCAATAAATTGAGCATATCTATTCTCGGTAATTTGGTAACCGGTGAAGTTTTGAAGTAAGTATAAAATGACTTTTCACTGATGTTTCCTTTGGCTTTTTTGCGCAGGTCTTCCTGAAAATATATGATATCTATACCCTTCCACTTGGATATGTCATCCTGTGAAGGGGTGTATTCTTTTAAATATTGACCTTGGACATCCTTTTTTAGCTGTTCAAAGTGTAATAGATCTAAATCTGTCAATTTTTTTTAAAATAATTAAATTGTTGATTATCAGCTATGTTTTTTTGTAAAACTATTTTACAAAGGTATTACAATTATTTTTCATAAACAAACTTTCTAACTGCTATACCTTTGTCTTGTTCAAATAACGGAACAGAAGAAAATTTTATAAAACAATATTAACAAAATTAAATTTAATTTATTATGAAAAAGTCATTATTCGTAGCTGCTATCGCTGCAATCTCTCTAGTTGCTTGTAAAAAAACTGACGCTACAGCTACTGAAGGTACAACTGATTCTGCTGCTGCTACTGTAGCTGATTCTGCTGCTACTGTAACTGATTCTGCTGCTAAAGTTGTTGATTCTGCTGCAACTACTGCTGTAGAAGCTACTAAAGATGCTGCTGCTGCTACTACTGCTGCTGGAGCTGAAGTTGCTAAAGATGCTGCTAAAGGTGCTGCTGACGCTGCTAAAGGAGCTGCTGATGCTGCTAAAGGAGCTGCTGATGCTGCTAAAGATGCTGCTAAGAAATAATTCTAGCTTAAGCTTAAAAATAAAAGGACCGTTTCACCCAGTGAAACGGTTTTTTTATGCTTTATAATAAACTCTAAAATAGAACCTGCAGCAAACAGTAATTTGCTGCAGGTTAATA from Chryseobacterium indologenes encodes the following:
- a CDS encoding 5-formyltetrahydrofolate cyclo-ligase; its protein translation is MLKAELRKKYMQKRKALSCDEAFLLSEKIFQNFITYFKPQAGQKVHIFVPIEKFTEIDTSIFIDYFLVQNIHVLVPKIVGDKLITIEIFKDTAFEANSWGILEPVSNEDSGENHFHYVITPLLYCDRKGNRVGYGKGFYDGLFQSLSSETKKIGVNYFDPDEYIDDVWENDIPLDYLVTATEVLSFLSGLE